CAGTTGATGTCAGTGGAGGCTcatggctggtgtaaatcaggccatttatttaagtCCCTACATGTGGATTTAGAGTGAATTCCTGGTCGTgttgggagttttgtcattgaacTCAGGGGACCAGATTAAATCACAGCTTTGGGTCCTGCTACGGAGAGCGCTATTCCATTAGGGTGCTGAAAGAGTCTGAAGGAAACAGCCAGTGCGTGTGGTTTTCTGAGACCTGGCATAATAGATGGGAATTTCTAAACACTGGggccctgattttcctctcaaGGAAGCCACTGTCAATTTTCAGTGACCCTCTCAAGGCAAAAGATGGGAGAAGAATCTGGCCAGTGTGCTACCCATTCTTGTTGTGAACCCTCTGGTAACACAGATACCCACTGCAGAGGCTTTGGCTGTACAACCTAACAGGGCAATGAAGTTCCTGAATTGGAAAAGTTGAATGAACCAGAGGATAAACCACACAGCCCCCCAAAAAGGGAAGCTACTGAGACAGATAGAAGGACAACTCACCAAAATCCTGGTCAACAGAGAGAGGAAATCTCCTTCCTGCGACAGAAAGGCAGAGCCCTGAGAATCATTAAATGAATCTCACATGTCTGACACAAGGCGTGCTGGACAGTTACCTTTATTATTCCCCTGTACAGTCCCTGCGGACGCTCAGATTGGCCAGGAATACCACACAATTCTCTTGGCTCCGTGAACAGCTGGAAGAGCAGAAAATAGACCCTGGAGAACTTCGACTTGAGAGTCTCCCCTGGGAGTGAAGAAATGATTTGCTGATAACAGCAGCTCATATTGTCAGGGCAAACTGAGTCTTGCAGACTGTTCAGTCTAGCAATTAATGATggctttcttttttgtgtttaatgtGCTGCCATCTGCACTCTGTGTGGGAATGCTACCATAAGAGACAGGACCAATGTACCACTGCATGCCACCAATGCATTTGTAATATCCAGTCCATTAACCTCCGAAAAGTCACTGCCACTGTGTGCAGGCCAAATAATGTGATCCTGAATTAATTCAGGCCAAAGGGCCTGGGAAAGGCTTTCTTCTCCCGCGATACTGTCATCAAAGGTTTTTATCAGTATCCTGCTACTGGGGTGGCTTTCTCTGATCTTTTACTTCCTCCTTTGTGGTCAACATCTCCGGTTCCTCTGcctgtgaagaaatatttcttttccgGTACAACTTTAATTCTGTTAACATGACAGAATTTATCTACTTTTCCTGTTGTTTCTGATTCTGTATACAAAGGAACCAAGTCTATTCATAATATAATGTGGCCCAGTTTATTGGTTACATCAATTGTCTTCTGATACAGAATATAATCACCTGATTTTCAATTTCTCAAGCATTCTCTCTTTGGCTTTTATCAAAATAAACTTCTGCTTTCTGTTTGGATTTTCCCAGTTTTATAGCTTCCTGCAAGAGACCCTTattcaaatgtttttgaaatgtaaTGGTTTTCAGTTTGATTTCCTTTAGCTGTGTGCTACTGGTATGCCATAAAAGATGCTCTGGCATTCACATGATTCACCCAATCATCACCTCAAAGAGTGTACAATGTGTGGAGACAATGGGAGTTGTCCCAAGTGTCATTAAAATGAGAGGAATTAGAGTATTCCACTTGCATCCATTGGCATCTGCCAGTTTCTGCAGCATTAGGTTGCAATTTGTTTTCTCTAGTATTCCTGATGATTGAGGACTatatgaaatcatagaatcatagaatatcagggctggaagggaccttaggaggtcatctagtccaagcccctgctcagagcaggaccaatccccaactaaatcaatctGGTTGCACTTCCAACAACTGTAAACATTTTTGGAACACGTGCCCAGTAAAATGTGTTCCTCTAGCTGAATCTACCCTAGCGAGGAGTTTCCAATGAGAGAAGACTTGTTTCACCAAGTGTTTTGTTGGGGCTAAAGCAGCATTTGCCTTAAGGAGAAATGTTTCCACCCATTTCGAGAATGGATCAAGAATAAGACAATATTAGTTTCTTCTGATCATAGTGGTTGGATTCATTTATGAAAGAGCAATATGCTtctcagatttttattttgggaGATATTAATATGAAAAATTGGGTTAAGGGTTTTCCTTAATCAACATCTGGGCACCCATGGGGGTTTCCAGAATACAATAGGGCACCCAGCAACGGAGATAGGGTCCATACTGGGGTCATATACAGGGGCCTCctgggggccacaagcaggttttgTGGGGTCCATCAAACACAGCCAGTGTTAGGGTCACTGGGGACCAGGGCAGAAATATGAAGTCCATCACATGGGGTTGGAGCCCTGGGGCACTGAGCCCTTCCACCAGGGAcagaagccgaagcctgagcaacttagcttcctGGGGGTCCCTGTGGCATGgttgcttgctatcccctaatgctggtcctggcttttatgTGTAGAAAATTAGTTGTCGTGGCACTGGTGGGCAGTGGATTTTTTATAGCATATTGCGGGGGGTTCAGGGGTTGCCAgctctgaaagaaaaaggttgagaacctctgctctaagtGATTTGGTTTGCTGGGATCTAGAGCAATCAGCACAGATGTTTGCATTCCTGCTTGCTTCAATTTTTACAAGTGCATTCACATGCTGGTCCATCCTGGCCCAAGAAATCCCTTTCTTTAAAAGTTTATACAGTGGACCTGCAATGGAAGCAAAGACAGGATTGACGTTTTGATGGTGTTCTGACAGTCCTACAAAAGGTTATaaatcagtgatttcagtgggcacaGACATTTCTTAAATTGCATTTGCCCTCTGTTGGGCTGGTGTTTGACCTTCTTAATACAAGGTAATACTTAAAAAGATAAACTTCTGGGGAGGAAAATTTTAGTCTATAATTACAATAGTTACTGCCATCTTTTTTCACTTATGCTTGTGTTTAGCAATAGCATTTATATATTTAGTTACTAAAGGGTATACATTTGCCCTTTTTTGCAATGttttcctttggggaaaaaaactgcaCAGGGCCTGGTGGCTTTATGTTATTTGTTATTATgttttcctgcattaaaactgctcctacaccATGCTCGGTTGCATCTGTGGTTACGACGAACGGTTTGGTCGAAGTCAGGGGCTCTTAGTACAGGGTCAGACGTAAGGGCCGCCTTAAGCTAGTTAAAGGCTTCCTAACActtctcagtccactgaactgtaTTTGGCTGCTTTTCCTGGTTAGGTCGGTCAatggggtggcaatttggctgtagtgtggtacaaatcattGGTATTACCCGGCcaagcccaagaaggattggacctgcttctttgATTTAGGGACAGGCtaattttggatagcatttacttAAGCCTGTAGGGGATCAAAGGTCCGTTATCCTGTTTAggcctttttaacatttttggcTTTAACAGTTAATCTTGACTCTCTTATGCACTGGAGGACAGCTTGGAGGcgttccaggtgttctgcccatgaatctgagaatatggccacatcatcaaggtaggCGACTGCAAATTCCCCAGGCAGAAGGCTAGCTACAGTCTCTGGAAAGTAATGGGTGCATTTTGCAGTCCAAAAGGGAGAACATTCAATTCATACAGTgctacatgggtgatgaaggctgatcTTTCCTTGTCTGGGTCATCTAGCAGCACTCACCAGTaccccttagttaagtctaaggtCCTCCCATTGGGATCACATCCTGCCCTCTGAGTCCATCCTTCAAGGGCCTCCCGTATGGTAATGTCTCCCTGCACTGGGAACTCTGCCCATGGCCCCaccttgctctccccagctgctcatcACGTTCGCCTGCTATATAAGTTGTGGCACAGCCGGCATCCACTATCCTAgctctgcccccgcagctcctcaCTGTAGCTCAGCTCTGGCTCCTCACTGGGGCAGATGGTTTGTGCTGCCCCATCTCCCGACTGATCCGCTCCAGCTGcaactccccagctctgcctcgtcactgctgctctgccttcagcccagctctgctttctgggcttcttctctggcccctctggttCTGGGTGAGATTGCCAGAGTTCCACTGCATTATAGCCCAAAGTCACTGAAAAACTCACCTAAAAGTAGCCCAATCCGTTtcttgaaacaatattttttattcaCAGTTTGGTCTATACATCAAATAACAAAAGGAAGGTTTGTTTGATATGTAGTAcagatttgattaaaaaaaaaaaaaaacagctataaGCCCCAACAGAAATTTGTCCACATTAGCAacaaagggcaggtcttcactacagggggggggtcaatttaagatacgcaagttcagctacgcgaatagcgtagctgaattcgacgtatcagagccgacttaccccgctgtgaggacggcggcaaaatcgacctccgcggctccccgtcgacagcgcttactcccaccaccgctggtggagtaagagcgtcgattcggggatcgattgtcatgtcctgacgagacgcaataatttgatccccgagagatcgatttctacccgccaatgcaggcgggtagtgtagacctagccaaagcTATCAAAGGATAataaaattcaaattcaaaaccCCAGTACTGGTACTTGTTTCCTAATTGAGGGTTGGCAGGAATTTCAAACAAACTACGGCAACTGACGGTGTTAAAATAGCCCCAAAATAGCCCCAAACATATGTAGtataaaaccaacaaaaacattattatagtatttatttttaattgcgtTCAATGATGGTAGTCAATGTCCACATTTTGTGTTGAATTAGTTTGTTACTATTAGTATTTACATGGTTTATCTCCCGGGTTTCCTGAAGGATTGGACGTGACAAAAAATTTACTCACTGTACATATGATAAAGAAATTCAGCATTgtagtttctttcttttctgtttggctATCTGAAAGTATAGCTTCTGTTCATCAAACTGATCAGGAATCCTGTTCACACAGGGTCTAAGAGAAAGTCACCTTGCATTAGAAATCTGCAGTATCTTCTGGTAGTCTAGGAGCTACAGAAAGGCCGAGTGACATGCTGTGTGGGGTTGAGGGCTGATGGGTGACAATGAAAGAGGATAGGTGATGGTCAAAGAGAGGGAACTTAGCAACAGAGAGTGCAGTGCTTGGTGATGGCATGATAAGACATTAGATGAGAGAAATTTCTCAGACTGTGAACTTCCAAAGTGCTGAGCTCAGCCAAACTGTGACAGAGCACCCTTGATTAATGAGGAGGCATCCTTTCACCCTCTTGTCACACAGATTGTAAGTCAGTGGCCTCCGGCCTTCACCTTCTGCAAGTGTATTTGCCGACTTTATCACGAAGCTCTTGGGTTTTGACCCCATAAATGATGGGGTTGAGCACAGGAGGAACAAGGTGATAGAGGATGGACAAGATGATGCGACCATGGGGAGTGATGTCTCCATTCAACCGGATTGTCAGGATGCTGAAGAGGACGGGAGTATAAAACATCAGCATCACAAagatgtgggctgtgcaggtgttgaGGGCTTTCTGGTGGGCTCTCTTGGAGGAGATTCTGAGGATGGCCCTAATGATGAGACCATAGGACAGGGCAATGAGCATCAGATCTGACCCCATGAGTAAAAATGGCATCACAAAGCTGTATGTCCTGTTGAATGTGATATCCCCACACGATATCATTGCCAAAAGCATGTGCTCGCATTGTGTTTGGGGAATAACGTGGTTGTCACAGTATGGCAGCCTGCTCAGTGTCAGGGGTAGGGGCACCATGAAGAGAACAGCTCTTACCAAAACTGCAAGCCCTAGCATAGCTATTCGTGCATTGGTGAGGATGGTGGCGTATCTCAAAGGATTACATATGGCAACGTAGCGATCAAAGGCCATTATCATGAGAACAGCAGACTGCACAAAACCAACTGTGTGAAGGAAGAAaatctgggtgaggcagccaaCCATAGTAATGcctttcaaattgaaccaaaatatacacagtgcctTTGGCATGATTGTGCTAGACTTGGTGATGTCTGTGAGTGCAAGCATGCAGATCAGCAGGTACATCGGCTTGTGCAGGGTCTCCTCTTTGCCTACAACAAACAGAACCATGAAATTTCCCAATAGGCTGCTAATGTAGGAGGTAGCgaaagggatggaaatccagaCGTGGGCATCTTCCATGCCAGGGATTCCCATTAGAATAAATGTTGACGGGTCCGAGTGGGTGAGGTTCAAAGCTGACATGAAGTCATCAATACGTCAATCGGGCATAGAAATGCTCAATATACCTGTGAAGGGAGAGGAGCACAGTTAGAGGGGTTACACGGGTTATACAGCAATTAGTAGGgtaaatattttatagttattaGCAATCTAGAAAAGGGGGGGTTGATCAGTGAGGTGACAACATTTGAAGATGGCACCAGATTATTTAGGTCATAGTCAAGTACAGAGACGTTCCCAGAGGGAGCTAACCAAGCCACGTGAAAGTGCAGCATGTTGGCAGATGAACTTTGATGACAATAATTGCCCCATGTATTCCCATTGGAGGGAAAATCTTGAATTATTCAAACACCTTACAAGGTTCTAATTTAAATGTTTGCACTCAGGACAGGGATCTGGGTGTCATGGTACACAGCTCTGTGAAACCATGCTCACAGTGCAAGCACGGACAGAAACTAAACAAAATATTGGGATCCAGGAGGAGTGGAATGGGGAATCATACAGAAAATACAGTGTCATGAGATCAGTCAGTCAATGTTTCACCCTCCTCTGGACTCCTCTGTGTAGTACTGGGCACCCTTCTCACATAGAATATTGCAGAAATAGAGAGTTTCAGGCAAGGGGAACAAGAATGATCAAGGGCCCGGGAAGGAGAGaggttgaaaagactgggattattACCTTACAAAGGAGATGAAGAAGAGGGGATATGAGAAAAGTCTATAAAATACTGATTGGTAGAGAGTAGATCGAGAATGTGATCTCCCGTCTCATTACACATGTTTAAGAGGACATTGGATTAAACTGAAAcgtggcaaattcaaaacagataaaaACGAATGCTTTCTTCACTCAATGCCTAATTAGGCTGAGGAACTTGTTGCCACAAGAGGTAGTTGATGCCATGAGCTAAGCAAGAATCAGGAAGGGTTTGGACTTTCAGATGGACAGAGAGATATCCAGTTACAATAGTTAcggctaaataaatattttggaaagattATATGCCAATGTGATTCAGGGCACAAACCAGTCTTTAGCTTTTAGACATTTGGGTGACACCCTCCTGATGGTCAAGTCACCTCCCCCATCCATCTACTGCTTGGTTTTTTACACATTCTTCTGCAAAACCTGTGACTGTCACTGTCACAgagaggacactggactagatagaccatcGGTTTGATCCACAATGCAGTTCCTATATTGGAAAGGAGACAAGTTTTCCCCATGGAAACAgatattatcatagaatcatagactattagggttggaagaaacctcaggaggtcatctagtccaatcccctgctcaaagcaggaccaacaccgactaaatcatcccagccaaagctttatcaagccggaccttaaaaacctctaaggatggagattccaccacctccctacagaacccatcccagtgcttcaccactctcctagtgacatagcgtttcctaatatccaacctagatcatccaatccatactgttttaacttgctggcaagtatactgtgggagaccatatcaaaagctttgcttaagtcaagatatatcacatccaccactttccctatatccacagaaccaactatctcatcatagaaggcaatcaggttgtcaggcatgacttgcccttggtgaatccatgttgattgttcccaatcatcttcctctccttcaagtgcttcaaaatggattccttgagtacctgctccattattttgctagggactgaagtgaagctgacgggtctgtagttccccaggttctgaGCTTTGACTTTGTGCTGGGCTATGGCTTTATGCTCAACCGAATGGGCACAAAATGCACAAGGTTCTTGGTATTTATGGCTACAGGCCTGCACCTCTGTTTCTTCCCTTGTTTCTTTTAGTGAGACGATTTCTTGCAGGCACCCAGCTTTGTCTGAGACATAAGTTAACGGAGGTAACTGACAAGTGCAACAAAGACTTGTGTCAGCAACTCAGCCACTTATCCTCCTCATGCCTGAAAAtcgatgaagtttgcagatgacacaacaattcaggtattttaaataatgaagaggaaaggtcactgattcagagcaatctctATTGGTTGGTAAACTGGTCAgaaacaaacaatatgtgttcCAATATAGCTATGTAGCTatctacatctaggaacaaagaatgtaggtgaTGCTAACATGATGGGGGACTCTCGTGGGAAGCACAATTGCTCTGAACAAGATTAGGGGGCTTGAAGGGATAATTAgttaacatgagctcccagtgtgaccctGTAGCCAAAAGAAccaatgtgatccttggatgatAACCAGGGAAATCTTAAGGagaagtagagaagttattttacctctgtatttgacattggtgtgactgctgctggaatcctgtaaTCAGTTCTGATGTCCACCATCAAAGACGAGTGTAGGTTCACTGAAGAGTGTTAAGAGAAGAGTCAGAAGtattattaaaaagaagaacaggagtacttgtggcaccttagagactaacaaatttattagagcataagctttcctggactacagcccacttcttcggatgcactttgtgggctgtagtccacgaaagcttatgctctaataaatttgttagtctctaaggtgccacaagtacttctgttcttctttttgcggatacagactaacacggctgctactctgaaacctgtcaagtaTTATTAAATGATCAGAAATCCTGCCTTATgatttaaatctatttattttatcaacAATGTCTAGGCGTTAACTTCTTCACAGTgtgtaagtacctacacagggaaccaATATGTAATAATAGGCTTTTCAGCATAACatgatccactggctggaagttgaacttaAAGAAATTCTGACTGGagataaggcgtacattttttaaatggtgagagtaattaaccattggaacaatttaccaaggatcttcatgcattcttcatcactgagaatgtttaaataaatgttggatgtttctctaaaagactTGCTCTAGAAATAATGTTGGGGAAATTCTCAGGCCTGTGTTATaaagattagatgatcacaatggtctcttccaGCCTTTGAATCTGTGAGCATGTCCCCAGGAGTCAGCTAGAGGCATTTTGGCTCCAAGATCGTACCTGATCATACTAATGGCATTTTTGCTATTCATGACTCTGCTCAATTTAGCCCGGTGGGGAGAAATTCTCATGTGACTGTGGTGCCTTGGAAATGCTACACTACATGTTAATTCACGAGGCTGAGGGATCCCATGACACACTGCATGGAGGAATGTTTAAGGTGAGAAAAATAATGACTTGAGCCCATATAGTCTTCGCACTGAGGGATGAATGTATAATAACACTTGCCATGAATGACTGAGAGCTGGCTAGCAAATGGTCCCAGAGCACCCTGGGTTTAATGTCTGTGTAGCAGTGGCTTACTatttcagacagtggccagtggaTCCTCCACGTGGCATCTGTATTTATTGAGGCCCTAACCTGTCCCACAGTTGCCCCCTCTCATTACATAGTGTGCAAACTTCTCAGCTTGTGAGTTGTTCCTGTGTAGCAATCCTTGAAGCACCATGGTGTGTATGGGTGTAACAGGAGAAGCCATACTGGTGCCTGCCTTGGCATTTGCCACCAATGAGATTTCTCACCAATGAGACACAGTCACTGATTAACCCCCAGCCAAGGGAGCAGGTGTGATGGGAGGCACCTCACCCCCCCACAGAGGAACAGCTGTAGGTAGCTTGGGGCAGCTCGGAGGCTGTGGGAGTGAGAGGTGACTAGGGAGCATGGAGAAGACACCGGTGACCAGTGTGCTGCTGGAATTTGCGCAGCCTGGGATGTGGAAATAGAGTACGGACAGGGTTCAGAGTATGATGGGAGATTAAAGCAACTGAGGAGCAAAGGTCAATGGTTCTTTCCACTAGTGAAATGCCTGAAGTTATGTAAATAacattcaacaacaacaaaaacaattgtTGGAAACAAAACTCAGTAAAGTTTGTGACACCCAAACT
The DNA window shown above is from Trachemys scripta elegans isolate TJP31775 chromosome 1, CAS_Tse_1.0, whole genome shotgun sequence and carries:
- the LOC117885157 gene encoding olfactory receptor 52N4-like, yielding MSALNLTHSDPSTFILMGIPGMEDAHVWISIPFATSYISSLLGNFMVLFVVGKEETLHKPMYLLICMLALTDITKSSTIMPKALCIFWFNLKGITMVGCLTQIFFLHTVGFVQSAVLMIMAFDRYVAICNPLRYATILTNARIAMLGLAVLVRAVLFMVPLPLTLSRLPYCDNHVIPQTQCEHMLLAMISCGDITFNRTYSFVMPFLLMGSDLMLIALSYGLIIRAILRISSKRAHQKALNTCTAHIFVMLMFYTPVLFSILTIRLNGDITPHGRIILSILYHLVPPVLNPIIYGVKTQELRDKVGKYTCRR